ttgaagcTAACTTTAGTGCATCCAATTTCTTTTGTTGTTCGTCATTAAGTAATGCATTTTTTTAGACACACCATGTTCAATTACCTACCGATACTCCTTGGACCTTAGAAAATTTTCCATCAACATACACCAATAACATAGTGACCATCAAAACTAAGAATTTGTGCTCACCACCGAAATGAAGAATTGATAGCTACACAAAAGATTCTTCACTCACCATTTGCTATTCCAAAGGAAgtcttagaaaaaaaatcaaactttgatatcactattaaataatttaaatagacACATTATAAAATGGTACACATTCTAAGAAGTCCATAAGTTTGCCTactaaaaatgtaaaaaataaagataaacgACAATTAATATACTTAGCTTTTGATGCAACTAATTACGAGTTGGAAAATTATGGGAGAGTTTATTAAACAAGTAAGATTTACATATTTTTGCATCACATTGCATGAAAGCTTGTATGAATTAAAACTCACTACAAATTCTAAATgccaaaattaaataaaataaggatGAAACTAATGTTATTCAACCAACAATGTTGCAtgaaaacttatttaataaattacttAATGAGAAGTTATGGTACATAAGTTAATTTAAAGTTAATATGAAAATATAGATACAAATAAGGAAATTTTGTTGTGTTATTTCCTAGTTTCTCCTCCTTACAAAACACTCGTTAAGAAATTGACCCATTTTTTTATATCAGAAGTTTCTCACCTGGTGCATGGTAAGGTCAACATTCAAATTTACCACCTTTGGTTGAGTACGAAGAAAACACCAAAAATTGAACGCACGTAGCAAATGACCTAAGCAACTAATCATTGAAAAGTATTCGATGTCtgttcttaaatatttttaattatttaatttaaatattgaataattattacatttaaatataatatttttttataccaaCGTATTTTTGTTTAAGTAAAAGAATGTTATTCTTTTATTACGAATTTTATTTCAGTCAACGCTCTTTAATACACTTCAATGGCTGGTGATTAGCAATTTGGGTTCACCATGTCAAAGGATGCATCCTCGCATGTTCCAATTAGACGAAATAACCGCGTACTAAAGAGCTATGATAGTCTTAGATATGACTTCCCCATTAAACTATGCGTGTTGTAGGGTGAGTGAATCTCATGCAAATTTTTCCTTAGGAGTCATCATTTTTCACTATTGTCCTAAggatattaagaagtgaactttaaacttaattcaatctcataaaatcagtttatattatgaggtttgcactcacttgtatacaatgaaatattttcatccctagtcgatgtgggatctccaacacatcccTTCTCACGCCGGAAGTGACAGCTCGTGTGTGGaacaacatattatgggtggtctgataacGACCCGATAACGAGTGACACGATAAatccaacaaacactcgttatgatagactttaaatgactctgataccatattacaaagtgaactttaagtctaagtCAACCCTATAAAATCGGCTCACTTATAGACtaaaatttttttgtttttaaattagtttctattattgttaaatgatttctaaattggtgtctaattagcaaccaaggtttttgctacaaaatttagaatccaaataattggtagcaaaaactttggttgttaattagacaccaatttagaaaccatctaacaataatataaactaatttagaaactaatttagaaactaatttagaaactacaaTTTATGTAgtatctaaaatggtctctaatttagttaccatagtaattaattattttttgtctctaaatattgatttttattttatgattttgatGGTTTTCTAATGTTTCATGTAAAAGATAAAATcttgataaaatattttgattgattAATCTCATAAAAGTTTGCTagtcttcttcttttgtttgttttcGTAAAATAAAAGGTAACATATTTTCCATCGAAGGCATGGTTCTACGTGGTAGTTTTGTGACGCGGAAACATAAGGCCTTCAATCGAATCATATCAGTTGACCATTTCCTTGGTGGCTCTAATAAGATCGCATTTTCTTTAACACATTCAGACACGTAACTTCGAAAATGGCCATATAAGCTCAACATCGAAGCCACAAAGGAATTCATAATCCCATGATCACTATTGTTAttcttatacataaaaaatcgACCCAGAAGTCTCATGATAAAGTTCTGCAACAACTCTTGGAGTTAGAAAAAAATGGCAGATAGTTCAGTATCGTTTTTACTGGAAAAGTTGGATTCTTTACTTCAGGAAGAAGTGAATCTGCAGAGAGGGGTTCGTGAAGATGTTCAGCACATCAAATATGAACTTGAACGTCACAAGGCCATCTTAAGGATGGCTGATGCTATGGAGGACAAAGACCCTGAACTCAAAGCATGGGTCAAACGAGTGAGAGATGTTGCTCATGACATGGAAGATGCTATAGATGAATTCAACCTTCGCCTTGTTGATCAACATGGACAAGGCAACAATTCTTCTCTTCATAGGTTTATTTTCGGCCTTAAGACCATGAAAGCTCGGAGAAGAATTGCTTTAGATATGCAAAGTATCAAATGCAAAGTGAACGTTATATCCCAGGGACGTCCTGAGTTACCTGGGCTAGGGTCGAGGTCAAGTCAACGGCTTTCATCAAGGCTTGATAGCCAAGGAGATGCACTTCTGCTAGAAGAAGCTGATCTGGTGGGTATTGACAAACCCAAAAGGCAGATTTGTGATTTGCTTTTCAATGAAGAACTGGGTAGGGCTGTGATTCCAATTTATGGAATGGGAGGGTTGGGGAAAACCACCCTGGCAAAGCAGGTCTATGATGATCCAAAAGTGAAGAAGCGTTTCAGGATTCATGCTTGGATCAATGTTTCACAGTCTTTTAAGCTACAAGAGCTCCTTAAAGACCTGGTTCAGCAGCTCCATAATGTCATTGGCAAACCAGCTCCGGAAGCAGTTGGGCAAATGAAAAGTGAGGGGCTCAAAGAGATGATCAAGAACTTGCTTCAGAGCAGCAGGTACCTAATTGTGCTGGATGATGTGTGGCATGTGAGGGTATGGGACTCTGTCAAACTTGCTTTGCCTAATAGCAACCGTGGAAGTAGAGTGATGGTTACAACACGCAAAAAAGATATAGCTTTGTATTCTTGTGCTGAACTGGGTAAGGATTTTAACCTTGATTTCTTACCTGAGGAAGAAGCTTGGTATCTTTTCTGCAAGAAAACATTTCAGGGTAACTCGTGTCCTCCTCATCTGGAGGAGGTTTGCAGGAAGATCTTAAAAATGTGTGGTGGGTTGCCACTAGCAATTGTGGCAATTGGTGGTGCTTTGGCTACGAAAGGGAGGGCAAACATTGAAGAGTGGCAGATGGTTTGCAGAAGTTTTGGGTCTGAAATTGAAGGCAATGACAAACTGGGGGATATGAATAAAGTGCTTTCCCTAAGTTTCAATGAGTTGCCTTACTATCTTAAATCCTGTTTGTTGTACCTAAATATCTTCCCTGAGTTTCATGCAATTGAGCACATGAGACTAATTCGCTTGTGGATTGCTGAAGGTTTTGTGAATGGAGAAGATGGAAAGACAAGGGAGGAAGTTGCAGACAGTTACCTCAAGGAGCTCTTGGACAGAAGCCTGCTGCAAGTTGTAGCAAAAACCAGTGATGGCAGGATGAAGACTTGTCGTATGCATGATCTTCTAAGGGAGATTGTGAATTTGAAGGCAAAGGATCAAAACTTTGCAACAATAGCCAAAGATCAAGACATAATCTGGCCAGACAAAGTTCGACGCCTGTCAATCATAAATACATTGCATAATGTGCAAAAAAATAGAGCTTCATTCCAACTCCGGTCTCTGCTACTGTTTGACTTATCAGATTCACTGGATAATTTTTCTATACGTGCATTATGTTCCACTGGTTACAAGTTAATCAGGGTCTTAGATTTGCAGGATACACCTTTGGAGGTTTTTCCTGCTGAAATTTTCAGCCTTTACCTTCTCAAGTATCTGAGTTTGAAGAATACAAAGGTGAAAAGCATTCCAGGTACCATTAAGAAGCTGCAGCAGCTGGAGACTCTAGATCTTAAACAAACCCTTGTCACTGTATTGCCAGTTGAAATTGTGGAGCTGCAACAATTACGCCATCTCTTGGTGTATCGCTATGAGATTGAATCTTATGCTTATTTCCATTCAAGGCACGGCTTCAAGGTGGCTGCCCCTATAGGACTCATGAAATCTTTGCAAAAGCTATGCTTTATAGAGGCAGACCAGGCTTTGATGGTTGAGCTAGGAAAACTCACTCAACTCAGGAGGCTTGGCATTAGAAAGATGAGGCAACAAGATGGTGCTGCTCTGTGTTCATCCATTGAGAAGATGATCAATCTCCGCTCACTGTCCATCACAGCAATTGAAGATTATGAGATCATTGATATTCACAACATCTTCAGGCCTCCTCCCTATCTCCAGCAGTTATACTTGAGTGGACGTTTAGACACTTTTCCCCACTGGATTAGTTCTCTTAAGAATTTGGTGCGAGTGTTTCTAAAATGGAGTCGGCTAAGAGAGGATCCTCTGGTACATCTTCAAGATTTGCCAAATCTGAGACATCTCGAGTTTCTTCAAGTTTATGTAGGTGAGACATTGAATTTCAAGGCAAAAGGGTTCCCAAGTCTGAAGGTGTTAGGCCTTGATGATTTAGATGAACTGAAATGTATGACTGTGGAGGAGGGAGCAATGCCTGGTCTTAAAAAGCTCATAATCCAGCGCTGTGGTTCACTGAAGCAGGTACCCTTAGGCATTGAACATCTAACAAAACTAAAATCAATTGAGTTTTTTGACATGCCTGGAGAATTGATCACAAGACTTTCAAGTGGAGGTGAGGATTATTTGAGAGCACAACATGTCCCAGCACTTTATTCCTCGTATTGGAGGGATGGAGGTTGGGATGTCTACTCATTAGAGACTTTAGGGGAGCGAGAGACTGATTTCAGTCGCAGTACTGCAATGAGAAGTCTTGAAAATTGTACTCTCTGGAAGGtttaactcatatttttttctactttaACATGCATATGTGAGTGATGACAAGTTTTTGTTTCACATCACCTTGCATATGCTAGCGAATGTACTCTTTTGTTTCTGCACTCATCTCACTGCAGATTCTTAAACTTTCAACCATTATTTGTTTGTTGAACATGTATTCTGAGGTTAATGAATAAAAGTGTTCAACATTTTTGGTTTACGATTACATGATCTCTTAGCTTTTGAATCTTTCTTTCACTGTGATCTGTCACTTCTAAACAGGAAAATAAGAAGCTCACAttctaaacaaaatataataactGTCACATACATTATATAAAGTGGGTTGAAACGTATTTAATAAAAAACCGATTtcacaaaatttgaaatttttttatttttttttagagtttaacaatacaaaataatatgcattacaacattttgttttgtagttagatgtaattttttaataagattaCTTTACcttatatttattcttttatataaaataaaaggatATTACTTTTTTAGCAACTACTTAAGGTATTGTTTTTTAACAAGACTACTTTATAttataccattttttttaatttttttttatttttttaattttttttttatcagcaatatatattatattataccatAAAATGCATATAATAGTAAAATTTCTATCCACAAATAACTATATAATCCTCAGctcaacattaattttttaattctccttttttttcttgcaaaagatttatcttttatatttttgtaagatttgttacatgttttttttatatatagttttaaactgacttttttaattattaataattttgtattactATATAAActctttattataaattttaattgtaataatataatttatttttaaaaatattcatctattacaaattttagttataaaaaatacaCGTTTATAATTTATCCTGAGAATTACaagtttgttatttttttattatttaattattccatattttattttgatttaaagaGTTCccagaaaaagaagaataacGATAACCTAATATAAGAGGATaagaggagaaggaagagaaTTGGGATAAGGTGAATTGAGAGATGGCGAAGAAGGGGAAGAAGCAACTGATGTCATCGGCGCCGTGGCGAGGTGAGGAGAGCGAAGTGTTCGAAGAGGGAAAGCTCAAAGTGACGAGGCAGGGTGATGGCACTGCGACCATGCACGTTCCCTCTTCCAAGTCCAACCATCTTCACCAGGACGAAGATTCCATCGAAATTGATCCCGAACTACGCTACAGTTTCCAGCGCAATTTCCAGgttcttcttttctcttaacAAAACTCTTCgatctattttaattttaaacgtATCGCCATGTTTGGCCTATGTAAGGAGAATTTCATTTCAAAATTAGGTATAGGTCTGTTCGGATAAATTTATCCACAAACACTCATTCGAGTAGAAACTAAGTaagaaaactaaacaaaattgCTGAATATGTTAATATTAGATTCTATAACTGTGTGAACAAACTTTTACATATCAACTAGTTAGTAGATTTTAGTGCGAAATTTTTTATCGGATGTGGATCATTGTTTTCATAATGTACTGTTCAGAGTCTGAGTTTCGCTTGCGGAATTCACTGGTAAGTAACATAGTATCATGCTCTTTGATCCATGGTTATTGAAATCGTGAGTTAACTCATAAGTTGAGTGAGTTTATGAATACAGAACCTTGTTTTGAGTTAACTTGGAAGCAATGGTTTTTTATAAGCTCAGGGTGAACTCGGATGAACTAACGAGTTTGGTACTCGTACTACCAGATAGTTAATTTCTTATCAAGATTGACTATTTTGTATGCTTTATTACGGGATTAAAATGTTGAACTAGTATGCTAGTTATaggtattttaatattttttatacaaagtAAATTCATAGTTTAAGAAAACTGTTGAGTTTGACAACCTTGTTTATGACCTTTAACTGATATCACTATAAATTGCAGCATGTCCAGGTTGGCTTCCTTCACAGTTAATTAAGCTTTTGCTATTACATTCTTATGCACCATTCGTGTATATTACATGCTACTATGCTAGTGCTACCCACCTTCTTTCACATGCACGGACCTGCCTTTGGTGTGTCCCCATGTTTGACGCATATCCAACATCGACACATATGACATGTAAAGTGTCAAATTTAAAAGGCATTATTTTGCATCTTCGACATGCATGTTGTGTCTCGTGTATGTGTCACTGCTTCATAACTATCATTTTGTCTTTTCCATATATTCTCATATTTATGGTATTACTCATTCTGTATAAACGACTTCGACCATGAAATGTGCAGAAGTAACATTTTGTCTAATGGACAATGAATGTGGGTTTAGTTGGATGGAACTAATAACTGAACAAACACTACAATGATTTCCTTCTTGTTTGTGGATTGATTAGCATTGATGTACTTCTCCAAGTTTTGGACTGATATGTTTTTTTTGTATAATGCAGTTTCTTCAACGTGTTTTTAGCATTGACACTGTTGTGAAACCTCTTCCTCCTGTCATGGCATACAATGTCTCTCGCAACTTGAGCTTCTTCACTCGCATTTTCACCCAATTCTTTGGTATGTTAGATTTGCAGCACCTTTTTCCACAGCTGAGATTATGGAACGAAACTGCCCCAATTATTATAAGGATCACTGTTAATCTTTCTTTGGAACAAACAAAGAAGACCAAATATATATCCTAGGAAGTTTTACCCCCTCTTTTTACTCTAGATCTGAAATTTTTGCTTTTCCCTAGTTTTTTGCGTGGTAATTACGAAACTATGCTCTAGGTTTTATCTGAAAATGCCAAGTGGAATGAAGTGGAATTGGGTAGAacgaaatgaaattattttatgttggGGATGGAGTaaagtttccattcaattattTGGAAAGTGAACAAAATGGTAAAGGGGATTAGTAAACAATAAGTTGATTCCATCTCATAATGCTTCCAAATCAGGGGAGAAACATTGTTTGAGTGGGATGGAACCTATTTCATCAAGTTTCATTTCTTTCCACcgttaattttgaaaaaaaatcaaagcaaTGGTAATTAAGAGCATTCTACTGCATATTCTTCCATTCTACCTCATTCCATCAATTCAAAAATGAGAACTGTTTGCATGTTAGCTAGTCACTCAATAAATTTCTTATATCATTCTCGTTTATTGGTTATATTTGATTggaaattacaaaattatgagTGATACAAATTTTTTgtgattttcaataaatttcaaTGATAATAGTTGTTCAAAATAGTGTCTTAGAATGTATGCTACTGGTGTTTTTCTTCAAACCtagtttttttcaaatattttctcTTGCGGTTTTTTGCGAAGCCTTCAAGTTGTCCATTTCTCGATGCTAACCTTTACTACTTTATACATGAACAAGAATCTCAAACCATATTTTCCCTTTCTCTTTCATTATAGTCTAAATTGATTATATGAGTTTCTCGATGTTTTATTTGGCATTTGAGTAGAGTGTCATACTAAAGTGTATGATCTATGATGGGAAAAAGTTATTGGTGGTATTTCTGCAACTTCATTGGATTAGCTATTATGTTTATTTTGGAAAACGGGTATTTGTTAATCTTTGATGTTTCCTTGCGTTTATGTTGCAGATCCTGAAGGTATTGCAAATGCCCAGAAATCCTTGGGCATAGGAGAGGAAGATAAAGTTCGCAAAGTTCGTTGAAGACAATTGGGATTAGACACAGAATGGGATTGCGAAAAGGGAAAAAGTACTAAAATGAGGAAATAGACTTATCATCTATGATTAACCTTTTTCGGATTGATCACTCGTGGTATTGTTTAACTCGTAATGCagttatatatattacaaattgAGCAGCATGACAATTTGATTACTTCATAATCTTAAAAAAAGCAAGATCGTAGAGAATGTGGGTAGTAACTCTAATCCAATGTAATTTTGGTATTTAGTAAAAAATGAGACTCACTATTGGGCGAGTTAGAAGGAATATTATTTTCAGTTAAAAAAATGGAGGAATAAATCATTAATTATCATCGTTCTTTTAATAGGAATCTTGCTCATTATCAGGGATTATGCCACCATTTTTTTCCAACCCCTTAAAGGGATGTGCTAAAGACATTAGAACCAGGGATTCAAAAGAAAGGATTTTGATCGTCTGCAGTTAAGTGGAACTGCGCTAATCTCACACATCCAATTTATTTTCTtggataataaattaatatttaaattaaaattatgtattaGTTTTGATTGTGATTTACAACTGCGTGGTGCTGTgcagttatatatatatatattacatccATATAAAAATTAACCTATGTAGTTTTTGATTGACTTCATCTGTATAGTTCATGCAAAAAACTATATTCatgtcattatttttttaagagcaAACATAACATTTTATTGGTAAACCAAATTtgaaaacattaaacataatttataataacaaaGGTTATATTGACCACTTGCCCTAAAAAAGTAAAGTAAaaaatggatggactgatacAACAGTTAGTCATTTCATTCTGTGGTGACTGAAGATAATTGAGGTGTGATCTAGTAGGTATAGGGAAAATAATCCTCCTCATATCATAaccaataataacaataattgcTTCTGATTAATAA
The sequence above is a segment of the Phaseolus vulgaris cultivar G19833 chromosome 2, P. vulgaris v2.0, whole genome shotgun sequence genome. Coding sequences within it:
- the LOC137811205 gene encoding uncharacterized protein is translated as MAKKGKKQLMSSAPWRGEESEVFEEGKLKVTRQGDGTATMHVPSSKSNHLHQDEDSIEIDPELRYSFQRNFQFLQRVFSIDTVVKPLPPVMAYNVSRNLSFFTRIFTQFFDPEGIANAQKSLGIGEEDKVRKVR
- the LOC137811197 gene encoding disease resistance protein RPM1-like; this encodes MADSSVSFLLEKLDSLLQEEVNLQRGVREDVQHIKYELERHKAILRMADAMEDKDPELKAWVKRVRDVAHDMEDAIDEFNLRLVDQHGQGNNSSLHRFIFGLKTMKARRRIALDMQSIKCKVNVISQGRPELPGLGSRSSQRLSSRLDSQGDALLLEEADLVGIDKPKRQICDLLFNEELGRAVIPIYGMGGLGKTTLAKQVYDDPKVKKRFRIHAWINVSQSFKLQELLKDLVQQLHNVIGKPAPEAVGQMKSEGLKEMIKNLLQSSRYLIVLDDVWHVRVWDSVKLALPNSNRGSRVMVTTRKKDIALYSCAELGKDFNLDFLPEEEAWYLFCKKTFQGNSCPPHLEEVCRKILKMCGGLPLAIVAIGGALATKGRANIEEWQMVCRSFGSEIEGNDKLGDMNKVLSLSFNELPYYLKSCLLYLNIFPEFHAIEHMRLIRLWIAEGFVNGEDGKTREEVADSYLKELLDRSLLQVVAKTSDGRMKTCRMHDLLREIVNLKAKDQNFATIAKDQDIIWPDKVRRLSIINTLHNVQKNRASFQLRSLLLFDLSDSLDNFSIRALCSTGYKLIRVLDLQDTPLEVFPAEIFSLYLLKYLSLKNTKVKSIPGTIKKLQQLETLDLKQTLVTVLPVEIVELQQLRHLLVYRYEIESYAYFHSRHGFKVAAPIGLMKSLQKLCFIEADQALMVELGKLTQLRRLGIRKMRQQDGAALCSSIEKMINLRSLSITAIEDYEIIDIHNIFRPPPYLQQLYLSGRLDTFPHWISSLKNLVRVFLKWSRLREDPLVHLQDLPNLRHLEFLQVYVGETLNFKAKGFPSLKVLGLDDLDELKCMTVEEGAMPGLKKLIIQRCGSLKQVPLGIEHLTKLKSIEFFDMPGELITRLSSGGEDYLRAQHVPALYSSYWRDGGWDVYSLETLGERETDFSRSTAMRSLENCTLWKV